A window from Hoeflea sp. IMCC20628 encodes these proteins:
- a CDS encoding isovaleryl-CoA dehydrogenase translates to MFTTSMNFGHGDEIDALRDSVSRFANDRIAPVAEATDRENAFPNHLWQEMGALGLLGMTADPEFGGTGMSYLAHVVAMEEISRASASIGLSYGAHSNLCVNQINRWGTTAQKQKYLPKLCSGENVGALAMSEPGSGSDVVSMKLRAEKRNDRYVLTGNKMWITNGPDANTLVVYAKSDPEAKSRGITAFLIEKGMAGFSTAQKLDKLGMRGSNTCELVFEYCEVPFGNVLGQEGEGVKILMSGLDYERVVLSGGPLGIMAAAMDVVVPYCHERKQFGEPIGNFQLMQGKLADMYTTMNACRAYVYAVAQGCDRGETSRKDAAGCILYAAEKATQVALEAIQALGGNGYINDYPTGRLLRDAKLYEIGAGTSEVRRMLIGREMMAETA, encoded by the coding sequence ATGTTCACGACGAGCATGAATTTTGGCCATGGCGACGAGATTGACGCGCTGCGTGACTCGGTGTCCCGCTTTGCCAATGACCGTATCGCACCGGTGGCGGAAGCAACCGATCGCGAGAATGCGTTTCCCAACCATCTGTGGCAGGAGATGGGTGCGCTCGGCCTGCTCGGCATGACCGCTGATCCTGAATTCGGCGGCACCGGCATGTCCTATCTGGCGCATGTTGTGGCGATGGAAGAGATCAGCCGCGCCTCGGCCTCGATCGGCCTGTCCTACGGCGCCCATTCCAATCTCTGCGTCAACCAGATCAACCGCTGGGGCACGACGGCGCAGAAGCAAAAATATCTGCCGAAACTCTGCTCTGGCGAGAATGTCGGTGCGCTGGCGATGAGCGAGCCGGGCTCGGGTTCGGATGTGGTGTCGATGAAGCTGCGGGCTGAGAAGCGCAATGACCGCTATGTGCTCACCGGCAACAAGATGTGGATCACCAATGGTCCGGATGCCAACACGCTGGTGGTGTATGCCAAGTCCGATCCGGAGGCGAAATCGCGCGGCATCACTGCGTTCCTGATCGAAAAGGGCATGGCCGGATTTTCGACCGCCCAGAAACTCGACAAGCTGGGGATGCGTGGCTCCAACACCTGCGAACTGGTGTTCGAGTACTGCGAAGTGCCATTCGGCAACGTGCTCGGTCAGGAGGGCGAGGGCGTCAAGATTTTGATGTCGGGACTGGATTACGAGCGCGTGGTGCTGTCGGGCGGACCTCTCGGCATCATGGCGGCGGCGATGGATGTGGTGGTGCCCTATTGCCACGAGCGCAAGCAGTTTGGCGAGCCAATCGGCAATTTCCAGCTGATGCAGGGCAAGCTGGCCGACATGTACACGACGATGAACGCCTGCCGGGCCTACGTCTATGCCGTGGCTCAGGGCTGCGACCGGGGCGAAACCAGCCGCAAGGACGCCGCCGGCTGCATTCTCTATGCGGCGGAAAAGGCCACGCAAGTGGCGCTGGAGGCGATCCAGGCGCTGGGCGGCAATGGCTATATCAATGACTACCCGACCGGCCGGTTGCTGCGCGACGCCAAGCTCTACGAGATCGGCGCAGGCACCTCCGAAGTCCGCCGCATGCTGATCGGGCGCGAGATGATGGCGGAGACGGCGTGA
- a CDS encoding carboxyl transferase domain-containing protein encodes MSIIQSKISTGSQAFKDNAAKMQTQITEAAEAAALHGQGGPEASRERHVGRGKLLPRERVATLLDADSPFLEVGRFAAHGLYGGDIASAGVITGVGRVNGRDVMVVCNDATVKGGTYYPLTVKKHLRAQEIALENNLPCVYLVDSGGANLPNQDEVFPDRDHFGRIFFNQANMSAKGISQIAVVMGSCTAGGAYVPAMSDETIIVRDQGTIFLAGPPLVKAATGEIVSAEDLGGGDVHTRLSGVADHLADNDAHALELARQAVANLNNRGGAGLAEMDIRTAEEPLYDPAEIAGIIPADTRQPYDIREVIARVVDGSRFDEFKARYGTTIVCGFAHVMGMPVGIVANNGVLFSESAVKAAHFIELCSQRKIPLVFLQNITGFMVGQKYEAGGIAKDGAKMVTAVATTQVPKITMIIGGSFGAGNYGMCGRAYSPRFMWTWPNSRISVMGGEQAAGVLATVKRDAIERKGGAWSVEEEAEFKRPTIEMFETQSHPLYASARLWDDGIINPLKSREILALSLSTALNAPVEDTKFGVFRM; translated from the coding sequence GTGAGTATCATTCAATCCAAGATATCCACTGGCTCGCAGGCGTTCAAGGATAACGCCGCGAAGATGCAGACACAGATCACTGAAGCCGCAGAAGCTGCCGCCTTGCACGGGCAGGGCGGGCCGGAGGCCTCGCGCGAACGCCATGTAGGACGCGGCAAGCTGCTGCCGCGCGAGCGGGTGGCGACGTTGCTTGATGCGGATTCGCCGTTTCTGGAGGTCGGGCGGTTCGCTGCCCACGGGCTTTATGGCGGCGATATCGCCAGCGCCGGCGTGATCACCGGTGTTGGCCGGGTCAATGGCCGCGATGTGATGGTGGTGTGCAACGACGCCACGGTGAAGGGCGGCACCTATTATCCGCTGACGGTGAAGAAGCATCTGCGCGCCCAGGAAATTGCGCTCGAGAACAATCTGCCGTGTGTGTATTTGGTGGATTCGGGCGGCGCTAATCTGCCCAACCAGGATGAAGTGTTCCCCGACCGGGATCACTTTGGCCGGATCTTCTTCAACCAGGCAAACATGAGCGCCAAGGGGATTTCGCAGATTGCCGTGGTGATGGGGTCCTGCACCGCGGGCGGAGCCTATGTGCCGGCGATGAGCGACGAGACCATCATCGTGCGCGATCAGGGTACGATCTTTCTGGCTGGTCCACCGCTGGTCAAGGCCGCCACTGGCGAAATAGTCAGCGCGGAGGATCTTGGTGGTGGTGATGTGCACACGCGGCTGTCGGGCGTGGCTGATCATCTCGCCGACAACGATGCGCATGCGCTGGAATTGGCACGGCAGGCGGTGGCCAATCTCAACAATCGCGGCGGGGCGGGGCTTGCCGAAATGGATATCCGGACGGCGGAAGAACCGCTTTACGATCCGGCTGAAATCGCCGGGATCATTCCTGCCGATACGCGCCAGCCCTATGACATCCGCGAGGTGATCGCCCGCGTCGTCGACGGCTCACGGTTTGACGAGTTCAAGGCGCGCTACGGCACAACAATCGTCTGCGGCTTCGCCCATGTGATGGGTATGCCGGTGGGGATTGTCGCCAACAATGGCGTGCTGTTTTCCGAAAGTGCGGTGAAGGCGGCGCATTTCATCGAGCTGTGCTCGCAGCGCAAGATTCCGCTGGTGTTTTTGCAGAACATCACCGGCTTTATGGTCGGGCAGAAATACGAGGCCGGCGGCATTGCCAAGGATGGCGCCAAGATGGTGACGGCCGTGGCGACGACGCAGGTGCCGAAGATCACCATGATCATCGGTGGCTCCTTCGGCGCGGGTAATTACGGCATGTGCGGGCGGGCCTATAGCCCACGGTTCATGTGGACCTGGCCCAACAGCCGGATCTCAGTGATGGGCGGCGAACAGGCGGCGGGCGTCCTGGCGACCGTCAAGCGTGACGCCATCGAGCGCAAAGGCGGGGCGTGGTCGGTAGAAGAAGAGGCCGAGTTCAAGCGGCCGACCATCGAGATGTTCGAAACACAAAGCCACCCGCTATACGCCTCGGCGCGGTTGTGGGACGACGGCATCATCAATCCGCTCAAATCACGCGAAATACTGGCTCTCAGCCTGTCGACGGCGTTGAATGCTCCGGTGGAAGATACGAAGTTTGGTGTGTTCAGGATGTGA
- a CDS encoding PIN domain-containing protein — translation MAKNRRTYLDTNALISILEKADELDSAQEELVKQINDGQLEAVTSELTLAECLVKPITDRDEALIRAYLSLLAAESKFLRVAAISRDIILEAARVRAGTGIKLPDAIHVATAKISQCEVFVSNDRRLATATAMPFELWSEMGNP, via the coding sequence ATGGCGAAAAACCGGCGCACCTATCTCGATACCAATGCGCTGATCAGCATTCTTGAAAAGGCGGATGAGTTGGACAGCGCGCAGGAAGAGTTGGTCAAGCAGATCAATGACGGTCAGCTTGAGGCCGTGACCAGTGAATTGACGTTGGCCGAGTGTCTTGTCAAACCGATCACAGATCGGGATGAGGCGTTGATCCGTGCTTACCTGAGCTTGTTGGCGGCCGAGAGCAAATTTCTGCGGGTAGCGGCCATTTCGAGAGACATCATCCTGGAAGCCGCGCGCGTGCGAGCCGGGACCGGGATCAAGTTGCCGGACGCTATTCATGTTGCGACCGCGAAGATCAGCCAATGTGAAGTATTCGTCAGCAACGACAGGCGTTTGGCGACCGCAACCGCAATGCCTTTCGAGCTATGGAGCGAAATGGGAAATCCATGA
- a CDS encoding acetyl/propionyl/methylcrotonyl-CoA carboxylase subunit alpha, with amino-acid sequence MITKILIANRGEIACRIIRTARKMGIATVAVYSEADASALHVEMADEAVLIGPAPVSESYLKFDAILDAARRTGADAIHPGYGFLSENPGFVDQVEKAGLIFIGPSAKAIRAMGLKDAAKALMEKANVPVVPGYHGDAQELVVLAGKANEIGFPVLIKARAGGGGKGMRKVEHQADFPAALSSARREAKASFGDDRVLVEKYVSTPRHIEIQVFGDKHGNVVHLFERDCSAQRRHQKVIEEAPAPDMPDDMREAMGAAAVQAAKAINYAGAGTVEFIVDASEGLKADRFWFMEMNTRLQVEHPVTEMITGLDLVEWQIRVAGGESLPLRQDQLSINGHAVEARIYAEDAEKGFLPAVGRLVHLQFPDGDIRVDAGVRAGDEITPFYDPMIAKVIAHGKNRAEALGKLAGALGRTEIAGTVTNTAFLAKLCRDADFAAGRLDTGLIERNIDSLTERAPAPDAIAALAVLAASGMVPTRTEDPASVTAIGPFEIWGAPKRSVTLETSGAESLFTVEREAADIWRIAGDAMKTGAMRLDAVRPKGNDWAFSADGVTQRCRLVQSGVEVAVFHEGLTHRFGKQQRKRSDDLAAGGDSVVSAMPGIVKQVLVVNGQEVKSGEALVIMEAMKMEMTLSAPRDGMVAEVLVRVGAQVTDGVRLVLLEAEVKAA; translated from the coding sequence ATGATCACCAAAATCCTCATTGCCAATCGGGGCGAGATTGCTTGCCGGATCATCCGCACGGCGCGGAAAATGGGTATCGCCACGGTGGCGGTCTATTCCGAGGCTGACGCAAGTGCGCTGCATGTCGAGATGGCGGATGAGGCGGTGCTGATCGGGCCGGCGCCTGTGTCCGAGAGCTATCTCAAATTCGACGCCATTCTCGATGCCGCCAGGCGCACCGGTGCGGATGCGATCCATCCGGGCTACGGGTTTCTGTCGGAAAATCCGGGTTTTGTCGATCAAGTCGAGAAGGCAGGACTGATCTTCATCGGGCCATCGGCCAAGGCGATCCGTGCCATGGGGTTGAAGGATGCGGCCAAGGCGCTGATGGAAAAAGCCAATGTGCCGGTGGTGCCGGGCTATCACGGCGATGCGCAGGAACTGGTGGTGCTAGCAGGCAAGGCCAACGAGATCGGCTTTCCGGTGCTGATCAAGGCGCGTGCCGGCGGCGGCGGCAAGGGCATGCGCAAGGTAGAACATCAGGCGGATTTCCCGGCTGCGCTGTCTTCGGCGCGGCGCGAAGCCAAGGCTTCGTTCGGTGATGACCGGGTGCTGGTGGAGAAATATGTCTCCACGCCGCGGCATATCGAGATCCAGGTATTTGGCGACAAGCACGGCAACGTAGTGCATCTGTTCGAGCGCGACTGTTCGGCGCAACGGCGCCACCAGAAGGTGATCGAAGAAGCGCCTGCGCCGGATATGCCCGATGATATGCGCGAGGCGATGGGGGCTGCGGCCGTGCAGGCGGCCAAGGCAATCAACTATGCCGGCGCGGGGACAGTGGAGTTCATTGTTGACGCCAGCGAGGGGCTCAAGGCCGACAGGTTCTGGTTCATGGAAATGAACACGCGGCTGCAGGTCGAGCATCCGGTGACAGAGATGATCACCGGGCTCGATCTGGTCGAATGGCAGATCCGCGTGGCAGGCGGCGAGTCCTTGCCGCTCAGGCAGGACCAGCTTTCGATCAACGGTCATGCGGTGGAAGCGCGGATTTACGCCGAGGACGCGGAAAAGGGTTTTCTGCCTGCGGTCGGCAGGTTGGTGCATCTGCAGTTTCCTGATGGCGACATCAGGGTTGATGCCGGGGTGCGTGCGGGTGACGAGATCACGCCGTTCTATGACCCGATGATCGCCAAGGTGATTGCCCACGGCAAGAACCGGGCCGAGGCGCTGGGCAAGCTCGCCGGGGCTTTGGGCCGTACCGAGATCGCCGGGACCGTGACCAACACGGCATTTCTGGCGAAGCTTTGCCGGGATGCCGACTTTGCCGCAGGTCGGCTCGACACCGGGTTGATCGAGCGCAATATCGATAGCCTCACTGAGCGCGCGCCTGCGCCAGATGCAATCGCGGCTCTGGCGGTTTTGGCCGCTTCCGGCATGGTTCCGACCAGAACAGAGGATCCGGCCTCAGTGACGGCGATTGGCCCGTTCGAAATTTGGGGCGCTCCGAAACGCTCGGTGACGCTTGAAACCAGTGGAGCGGAAAGCCTCTTTACGGTTGAGCGGGAAGCCGCAGATATCTGGCGTATTGCGGGTGATGCGATGAAGACTGGTGCTATGCGCCTGGATGCGGTTCGCCCGAAGGGAAATGACTGGGCCTTCAGCGCCGACGGGGTGACGCAGCGCTGCCGGCTGGTCCAGAGCGGCGTGGAAGTGGCGGTTTTTCATGAGGGGCTGACGCACCGGTTCGGAAAGCAGCAACGCAAGCGCAGCGATGATCTGGCGGCGGGCGGCGATTCTGTTGTCTCGGCAATGCCGGGCATCGTCAAACAGGTGCTTGTGGTGAACGGCCAGGAGGTCAAATCCGGCGAAGCCCTGGTGATCATGGAAGCCATGAAAATGGAGATGACACTGTCGGCGCCGCGCGATGGCATGGTGGCTGAAGTGCTGGTAAGGGTTGGCGCGCAAGTGACCGACGGCGTCAGGCTTGTCCTGCTTGAAGCCGAGGTGAAAGCCGCCTGA
- a CDS encoding DUF924 family protein — MTETPDSVLKFWFEELTSKDWFVKSDEIDRLVTERFAALHLAQSREVTAEWRATPEARLARIIVLDQFPRNIYRGSPLSFATDRLALNAAKAAIAVGADAATPENRRIFFYMPFEHAESLEEQARAVALCEALGNENYLDYALKHQAVIKRFDRFPHRNPILGRTSTPEEEAYLAEPGAGF, encoded by the coding sequence ATGACCGAAACACCCGACAGCGTCCTCAAATTCTGGTTTGAAGAACTCACGAGCAAGGACTGGTTCGTCAAGAGCGACGAGATCGACCGCCTTGTCACCGAGCGTTTTGCGGCGTTGCATCTGGCACAATCACGCGAAGTGACGGCCGAGTGGCGCGCGACGCCCGAGGCACGGCTGGCGCGGATCATCGTTCTCGACCAGTTTCCGCGCAACATCTATCGCGGTTCGCCACTGTCTTTTGCCACCGATCGTCTGGCCCTGAATGCCGCCAAGGCGGCCATTGCTGTGGGCGCCGATGCCGCCACACCGGAAAATCGCCGGATTTTTTTCTACATGCCATTCGAGCATGCGGAAAGTCTCGAGGAGCAGGCTCGTGCGGTGGCGCTGTGCGAAGCGCTCGGTAATGAAAATTATCTGGATTATGCGCTCAAGCATCAGGCTGTGATCAAGCGTTTTGACCGTTTCCCGCACCGCAATCCAATTCTGGGGCGAACGTCGACCCCTGAGGAAGAAGCCTATCTGGCCGAACCCGGTGCAGGATTCTAG